The SAR324 cluster bacterium genome has a window encoding:
- a CDS encoding shikimate kinase, with protein sequence MNIILIGFMGAGKTSVGRKLANRLGYFFLDTDQQIEKQQGCTIEEIFRYVGESTFRDLETKLLENLQNVHNTILSTGGGMFLRSENQELLKGIGKTVYLQVDRETLKQRLQCDQHRPLLQQPNWQENVNQMLQQREPVYLTADLTIKAQDGPLNVMVSRIIEAI encoded by the coding sequence AAACAAGTGTGGGGAGAAAATTAGCAAATCGCCTCGGTTATTTCTTCCTAGATACTGATCAGCAAATTGAGAAACAGCAAGGCTGCACAATCGAGGAAATATTTCGGTATGTGGGAGAATCAACGTTTCGGGATTTGGAAACCAAACTTTTGGAAAATCTCCAGAATGTGCACAATACGATTCTTTCAACAGGTGGGGGGATGTTTCTCCGATCAGAGAATCAAGAATTACTGAAAGGCATTGGTAAAACCGTTTATCTTCAGGTGGATCGAGAGACCCTAAAACAGCGGTTACAATGTGACCAACATAGACCCTTGCTACAGCAGCCAAACTGGCAAGAAAATGTTAACCAAATGCTACAGCAGAGAGAACCCGTTTATCTTACAGCTGATTTGACTATTAAAGCTCAAGACGGACCACTTAATGTGATGGTGAGTCGAATTATTGAAGCCATATGA